In Acidovorax sp. GBBC 1281, a single window of DNA contains:
- a CDS encoding enolase C-terminal domain-like protein, which translates to MPTAMHTPTVTEVRVIPVAGRDGMLLNLSGAHAPFFTRNLFILTDSAGRTGVGEVPGGEKIRQALEDVRPLLVGQPVGNHLALLQRVQAALAERDSGGRGLQTFDLRIAIHAVTAVESALLDLLGQHLGVPVVALLGEGQQRDRVEMLGYLFFVGDAGQTDLPYVRAQEVDAPESDWSRVRHLQALTPETIVRQAEAAHARYGFNDFKLKGGVLRGEDEVLAIRALHERFPKARVTLDPNGSWLLKDAVRLCRDLHGVLAYAEDPCGAEDGFSGREIMAEFRRATGLPTATNMVATDWRQMVHALSLQSVDIPLADPHFWTMAGSVRVAQTCRDWGLTWGSHSNNHFDVSLAMFTHVAAAAPGKVTAIDTHWIWQDGQGLTQSPLQIVDGHVTVPTTPGLGVQLDMAAVERAHQLYLQHGLGARDDSIAMQYLHTGWKFDPKRPCLVR; encoded by the coding sequence ATGCCCACTGCCATGCACACCCCTACCGTCACCGAAGTCCGCGTCATTCCGGTCGCCGGGCGCGACGGCATGCTGCTCAACCTGAGCGGCGCACACGCCCCGTTCTTCACGCGCAACCTGTTCATCCTCACCGACAGTGCCGGGCGCACCGGAGTGGGCGAAGTGCCGGGTGGCGAAAAGATCCGGCAGGCCCTGGAAGATGTCCGGCCCCTGCTCGTCGGGCAGCCGGTGGGCAACCATCTGGCGCTGCTGCAGCGGGTGCAGGCCGCACTGGCGGAGCGCGACAGCGGCGGACGCGGCCTGCAGACGTTCGACCTGCGCATCGCCATCCACGCCGTCACCGCTGTGGAGTCGGCCTTGCTCGACTTGCTGGGCCAGCACCTGGGCGTGCCGGTGGTCGCACTGCTCGGAGAAGGCCAGCAGCGCGACCGCGTGGAAATGCTGGGCTATCTGTTCTTCGTGGGCGATGCCGGCCAAACCGATCTGCCCTACGTGCGCGCCCAGGAGGTCGATGCCCCCGAGAGCGACTGGAGCCGCGTGCGCCATCTGCAGGCCCTCACCCCCGAGACCATCGTGCGCCAGGCCGAGGCCGCGCACGCACGCTATGGTTTCAACGACTTCAAGCTCAAGGGAGGCGTGCTGCGCGGCGAGGACGAAGTGCTGGCCATTCGGGCGCTGCACGAGCGCTTTCCCAAGGCGCGCGTCACCCTCGACCCCAACGGCAGCTGGCTGCTCAAGGACGCCGTGCGCCTGTGCCGAGACCTGCACGGTGTGCTCGCCTATGCGGAAGACCCCTGCGGTGCCGAAGACGGCTTTTCGGGCCGCGAAATCATGGCCGAGTTCCGCCGCGCCACCGGGTTGCCCACGGCCACCAACATGGTGGCTACCGACTGGCGCCAGATGGTGCATGCGCTCTCGCTCCAGTCGGTCGACATTCCGCTGGCCGACCCGCACTTTTGGACCATGGCCGGCTCGGTGCGCGTGGCCCAGACCTGCCGCGACTGGGGCCTGACCTGGGGTTCGCATTCCAACAACCATTTCGACGTGTCGCTGGCCATGTTCACGCATGTGGCGGCCGCGGCTCCCGGCAAGGTCACGGCCATCGATACCCACTGGATCTGGCAGGACGGCCAGGGCCTGACGCAATCGCCGCTGCAGATCGTGGACGGGCATGTGACCGTGCCGACCACCCCGGGCCTGGGCGTTCAGCTCGACATGGCGGCCGTGGAGCGCGCGCACCAGCTCTACCTGCAGCACGGGCTGGGGGCCCGCGACGACAGCATCGCGATGCAGTACCTTCACACCGGCTGGAAGTTCGATCCCAAGCGCCCTTGCCTCGTTCGCTGA
- the kdgD gene encoding 5-dehydro-4-deoxyglucarate dehydratase: MQPQELKTIMGSGLLSFPLTDFDAQGQFNAKGYAERLEWLAPYGASALFAAGGTGEFFSLTADEYPGIIKTAVDTCRGKVPIIAGAGGPTRFAIQCAQAAEKAGAHGILLLPHYLTEAGQEGLAAHVEEVCKSVKFGVIVYNRGQSRFTPETLARLAERNANLVGFKDGVGDIELMNSIYMKMGDRFAYLGGLPTAEVYAAAYKALGTPVYSSAVFNFIPKTAMDFYKAVANDDLATQHHLLREFFMPYLELRNRMAGYAVSIVKAGAKIVGHDAGPVRAPLTDLKPGEMQELKALIDKLGPQ, translated from the coding sequence ATGCAACCTCAAGAACTCAAGACCATCATGGGCTCCGGCCTCCTGTCGTTCCCGCTCACGGACTTCGACGCCCAGGGCCAATTCAACGCCAAGGGCTACGCGGAGCGCCTGGAATGGCTGGCCCCCTACGGTGCCAGCGCTTTGTTCGCGGCAGGCGGCACGGGTGAGTTCTTCTCGCTCACGGCGGACGAGTACCCTGGCATCATCAAGACCGCCGTGGACACCTGCCGCGGCAAGGTGCCGATCATCGCCGGCGCCGGCGGCCCCACGCGCTTTGCCATCCAGTGCGCCCAGGCGGCCGAGAAGGCCGGCGCCCACGGCATCCTGCTGCTGCCGCACTACCTCACGGAAGCCGGCCAGGAAGGCCTGGCCGCGCACGTCGAAGAGGTGTGCAAGAGCGTGAAGTTCGGCGTGATCGTCTACAACCGCGGCCAGAGCCGCTTCACTCCCGAAACGCTGGCACGCCTGGCCGAACGCAACGCCAACCTGGTGGGCTTCAAGGACGGCGTGGGCGACATCGAGCTGATGAACTCCATCTACATGAAGATGGGTGACCGCTTCGCCTACCTGGGCGGCCTGCCGACCGCCGAGGTATATGCCGCGGCCTACAAGGCACTGGGCACGCCGGTGTATTCGTCGGCCGTGTTCAACTTCATCCCCAAGACGGCGATGGACTTCTACAAGGCCGTGGCGAACGACGATCTGGCGACGCAGCACCACCTGCTGCGCGAGTTCTTCATGCCTTACCTCGAACTGCGCAACCGCATGGCCGGCTATGCCGTCAGCATCGTCAAGGCCGGCGCGAAGATCGTCGGCCACGACGCAGGCCCCGTGCGCGCCCCGCTCACCGACCTCAAGCCCGGCGAAATGCAGGAACTCAAGGCACTCATCGACAAGCTCGGCCCGCAATAA
- a CDS encoding DUF192 domain-containing protein: MKSFLVRTANGSQKALAPLLAALVLSVCTAAGAQEAPQMNLQRVELGAGMHRIDAQVAVSPQERQIGLMHRKEMPQQEGMLFVFEAPAVQCFWMKNTILPLTAAFVADDGTIVNLADMKPQTEDSHCSEKPVRYVLEMNQGWFSKKGIKAGFKLSGTPFARR; the protein is encoded by the coding sequence ATGAAATCCTTTCTCGTGCGCACGGCGAACGGCTCTCAAAAAGCCCTTGCCCCGCTTTTGGCTGCGCTCGTCCTCTCCGTCTGTACGGCGGCAGGCGCCCAGGAAGCACCCCAGATGAACCTGCAGCGCGTCGAACTGGGCGCCGGCATGCACCGCATCGACGCACAGGTCGCGGTGTCTCCGCAAGAGCGGCAGATCGGCCTCATGCATCGCAAGGAGATGCCTCAGCAGGAAGGCATGCTGTTTGTGTTCGAAGCACCTGCCGTCCAGTGCTTCTGGATGAAAAACACGATCCTGCCATTGACCGCTGCTTTCGTCGCGGACGACGGCACCATCGTCAATCTGGCGGACATGAAGCCGCAGACCGAAGATTCACACTGCTCGGAAAAGCCGGTGCGTTACGTGCTGGAAATGAACCAGGGCTGGTTCTCGAAAAAAGGGATCAAGGCGGGCTTCAAACTGTCCGGCACGCCCTTCGCCCGCCGCTGA
- a CDS encoding superoxide dismutase, with the protein MEHTLPPLPYAIDALAPHYSQETLEYHHGKHHNAYVVNLNNLQKGTEFESMTLEEIVKKSSGGIYNNAAQIWNHTFFWNCMAPSGGGEPSGALANAINAKWGSYAAFKEAFVKSAVGNFGSGWTWLVKKADGSVDIVNTGAAGTPLTTADKALLTVDVWEHAYYIDYRNLRPKFVETFFDKLVNWKFAESNFA; encoded by the coding sequence ATGGAACATACCCTGCCACCGTTGCCCTATGCGATCGACGCACTGGCGCCTCACTACAGCCAGGAAACCCTGGAATACCACCACGGCAAGCACCACAACGCCTACGTGGTGAACCTGAACAACCTGCAAAAGGGCACGGAATTCGAGAGCATGACGCTCGAGGAAATCGTGAAGAAGTCCAGTGGCGGCATCTACAACAATGCAGCCCAGATCTGGAACCACACCTTCTTCTGGAACTGCATGGCTCCCAGCGGTGGCGGCGAGCCGTCCGGCGCCCTGGCCAATGCCATCAACGCCAAGTGGGGCAGCTATGCCGCCTTCAAGGAAGCGTTCGTGAAGAGTGCCGTGGGCAACTTCGGCTCCGGCTGGACGTGGCTCGTGAAGAAGGCCGACGGCAGCGTCGATATCGTGAACACCGGCGCGGCCGGCACCCCGTTGACCACGGCCGACAAGGCCCTGCTGACGGTCGACGTGTGGGAGCACGCGTACTACATCGATTACCGCAACCTGCGCCCCAAGTTCGTCGAAACCTTTTTCGACAAGCTGGTGAACTGGAAGTTTGCTGAAAGCAACTTCGCCTGA
- a CDS encoding MotA/TolQ/ExbB proton channel family protein — translation MLSIIQAAGWPIWPLIACSVLALALVVERFIALKTARVAPPKLLDEAITVSSRSVPTPDVVNQLAQNSALGEVLASGLRTLNSNPQSTEADVRAAMESSGRAVAHRLEKYLSALATIASAAPLLGLLGTVIGMIEIFGSQAGAGQSGGGNPAQLAQGISIALYNTAFGLIVAIPALIFWRYFRSRVDAYLLTLELASEQFVRHISRLRK, via the coding sequence TTGCTGTCGATCATACAAGCCGCAGGCTGGCCGATCTGGCCCTTGATAGCCTGCTCCGTCCTGGCGCTGGCACTCGTCGTGGAGCGCTTCATCGCCCTCAAAACCGCGCGGGTCGCACCTCCCAAGCTGCTGGATGAAGCGATCACCGTGTCTTCCCGCTCCGTTCCCACACCCGATGTGGTGAACCAACTGGCGCAGAACTCCGCCTTGGGTGAGGTGCTGGCCAGCGGCCTGCGCACGCTCAACAGCAATCCACAAAGCACCGAAGCCGACGTGCGCGCTGCGATGGAGAGTTCCGGCCGGGCCGTGGCCCACCGCCTCGAAAAATACCTCAGTGCGCTCGCCACCATCGCGTCCGCCGCCCCGTTGCTCGGCCTGCTGGGCACGGTGATCGGCATGATCGAGATTTTCGGCTCCCAGGCGGGGGCCGGCCAGTCCGGCGGCGGCAACCCGGCCCAGTTGGCACAGGGCATTTCCATTGCGCTGTACAACACGGCGTTCGGCCTGATCGTGGCCATTCCGGCGCTGATCTTCTGGCGCTACTTCCGCAGCCGCGTGGACGCCTATCTGCTGACCCTCGAATTGGCCTCCGAGCAGTTCGTGCGGCACATCAGCCGGCTGCGCAAGTGA
- a CDS encoding nuclear transport factor 2 family protein gives MYKKLFLAAATAVTLLAMGGCATAPAGAGTDAPQSVATAAERLRIAMIDPSPAALNQLVADDLSYGHSGGRVDTKASFISDLLDGKSDFVTIVISDQTIKVVGDVAIVRHTLTADTNDSGKPGKVQIKILGVWQKQGADWKLLARQAVRAAP, from the coding sequence ATGTACAAGAAACTGTTCCTGGCCGCGGCCACGGCCGTCACCCTGCTGGCCATGGGCGGCTGCGCCACGGCACCGGCCGGCGCGGGCACCGATGCGCCGCAGTCGGTCGCCACCGCGGCCGAGCGCCTGCGGATCGCCATGATCGACCCGTCCCCCGCCGCGCTGAACCAGCTCGTCGCCGACGACCTGAGCTACGGCCACTCGGGAGGCCGGGTGGACACCAAGGCCAGCTTCATCAGCGACCTGCTCGACGGCAAGTCGGACTTCGTCACCATCGTCATCAGCGACCAGACCATCAAGGTGGTCGGCGACGTGGCCATCGTCCGCCACACCCTGACGGCCGACACCAACGACTCGGGCAAGCCCGGCAAGGTGCAGATCAAGATCCTGGGCGTCTGGCAAAAGCAAGGCGCCGACTGGAAGCTGCTGGCCCGCCAGGCCGTCCGCGCAGCGCCCTGA
- the icd gene encoding NADP-dependent isocitrate dehydrogenase: MTSYQHIKVPAEGQKITVNADMSLNVPDQPIIPYIEGDGTGFDITPVMLKVVDAAVAKAYGGKKKIHWMEVFAGEKSTKVYGPDVWLPEETLHAVRDYVVSIKGPLTTPVGGGIRSLNVALRQELDLYVCLRPIQYFKGVPSPVKEPEKTNMVIFRENSEDIYAGIEFEAESEKAKKLIKILQEEFGVKKIRFPDTSGIGVKPVSRQGTERLVRKAIQYAIDNDKPSVTIVHKGNIMKFTEGGFRDWAYALAAKEFGAELIDGGPWMKFKNPKTGKDITIKDSIADAFLQQILLRPAEYSVVATLNLNGDYISDALAAQVGGIGIAPGANLSDTVAMFEATHGTAPKYAGKDYVNPGSEILSAEMMLRHMGWTEAADLIIRSIQKSIASKKVTYDFARLMEGATQVSCSGFGQVMIDNM; this comes from the coding sequence ATGACCAGCTACCAGCACATCAAGGTGCCCGCCGAAGGCCAGAAAATCACCGTCAACGCCGACATGTCGTTGAACGTGCCGGATCAGCCCATCATTCCGTACATCGAGGGCGACGGCACTGGTTTTGATATCACTCCCGTGATGCTGAAGGTCGTGGACGCTGCGGTGGCGAAGGCCTACGGTGGCAAGAAGAAGATCCACTGGATGGAAGTGTTCGCTGGCGAAAAGTCGACCAAGGTTTACGGCCCCGACGTGTGGCTGCCGGAAGAGACGCTGCACGCCGTGCGCGACTACGTGGTTTCCATCAAGGGCCCGTTGACCACCCCTGTGGGCGGTGGCATCCGTTCGCTGAACGTGGCGCTGCGCCAGGAGCTGGACCTGTATGTCTGCCTGCGCCCCATCCAGTACTTCAAGGGCGTGCCTTCGCCGGTCAAGGAGCCCGAGAAGACCAACATGGTGATCTTCCGCGAGAACTCGGAAGACATCTATGCCGGAATCGAGTTCGAAGCCGAGTCCGAAAAGGCCAAGAAACTCATCAAGATCCTGCAGGAGGAATTCGGCGTCAAGAAGATCCGCTTTCCCGACACTTCCGGCATTGGCGTCAAGCCCGTGTCCCGCCAAGGCACCGAGCGCCTGGTGCGCAAGGCGATCCAGTACGCCATCGACAATGACAAGCCCAGCGTGACCATCGTGCACAAGGGCAACATCATGAAGTTCACCGAGGGCGGCTTCCGTGACTGGGCCTACGCGCTGGCTGCGAAGGAGTTCGGTGCTGAGCTGATCGATGGTGGCCCCTGGATGAAGTTCAAGAACCCCAAGACGGGCAAGGACATCACCATCAAGGACAGCATTGCGGACGCCTTCCTGCAGCAGATCCTGCTGCGCCCCGCCGAGTACAGCGTGGTGGCCACGCTCAACCTGAACGGCGACTACATCTCGGACGCTCTGGCGGCCCAGGTGGGGGGCATTGGCATCGCTCCTGGCGCCAATCTGTCCGACACGGTGGCGATGTTCGAAGCCACGCACGGCACCGCGCCCAAGTATGCCGGCAAGGACTATGTGAATCCCGGCTCTGAAATCCTGTCGGCCGAAATGATGCTGCGCCACATGGGTTGGACGGAAGCCGCGGACCTGATCATCCGGTCCATCCAGAAATCGATCGCCAGCAAGAAGGTCACCTATGATTTCGCCCGTCTGATGGAAGGCGCGACGCAAGTGAGCTGCTCTGGCTTTGGTCAGGTCATGATCGACAACATGTAA
- a CDS encoding anti-sigma factor family protein, translating to MLTQEALPWIVNGRASDEQRAEVEKHLAQCADCRDELQTQQQVQAALALPPTRVPDEQAGLDKLLARIELDALCDQPLPKTAAVARRQGGRLTYALATFAVLQAVALAFMGHRLSEQEPSAFQTLSSPPAPGAAGVGQPNAIRVVPDGRITLADWKALLDSLNLQVVSGPNAMGAYAVSAKDMRQSNTQALERLRSTPGMQMVEPIGGPP from the coding sequence TTGCTCACCCAGGAGGCCCTGCCCTGGATCGTCAACGGCCGTGCCAGCGATGAACAGCGCGCGGAAGTGGAAAAGCACCTGGCCCAGTGCGCCGACTGCCGGGACGAACTCCAGACACAGCAGCAAGTGCAGGCCGCCTTGGCATTGCCCCCCACACGCGTGCCCGATGAACAGGCAGGCCTGGACAAACTGCTGGCGCGCATCGAGCTGGACGCCCTGTGCGATCAACCGCTGCCCAAAACCGCCGCAGTTGCACGCCGGCAGGGTGGCCGGCTCACCTATGCCTTGGCCACCTTCGCGGTCTTGCAAGCCGTTGCCTTGGCCTTCATGGGACATCGCTTGTCCGAACAGGAACCATCGGCGTTCCAGACATTGAGCAGCCCTCCCGCCCCGGGCGCTGCGGGCGTTGGTCAGCCAAACGCCATCCGTGTCGTTCCCGATGGACGCATCACCCTGGCAGACTGGAAGGCGTTGCTGGATTCGTTGAACCTGCAGGTGGTCAGTGGGCCCAACGCGATGGGGGCCTATGCGGTGTCCGCGAAAGACATGCGCCAATCAAATACCCAGGCCCTGGAGCGGCTGCGCAGCACCCCGGGAATGCAGATGGTCGAACCCATCGGAGGCCCGCCATGA
- a CDS encoding RNA polymerase sigma factor: protein MAALSFPDDSADLELLHGIASGDRAALAALYRAYHRRLCQFLTRLTRRSDLIEEIINDCFWIVWQKAGSFREESKVSTWIMGIAYRCGLKALRQDGGADMPSVADDDPEVQADLATDPGEARELRNWLDKGMERLSVDQRLVLELAYTGGHSLEEIAVITQSPVGTVKARMFHARVKLRNLLPALATRSTVQ, encoded by the coding sequence ATGGCTGCCCTCTCCTTTCCTGACGATTCAGCCGATCTCGAACTGCTGCATGGCATCGCGTCCGGCGATCGCGCGGCGCTGGCAGCGTTGTACCGGGCGTACCACCGCCGGCTCTGCCAGTTTCTGACCCGCCTGACTCGCCGGTCCGACCTGATCGAAGAGATCATCAACGATTGCTTCTGGATCGTCTGGCAGAAAGCGGGCAGTTTCCGTGAAGAGTCGAAAGTCTCTACCTGGATCATGGGCATCGCCTATCGCTGCGGGCTCAAGGCCCTGCGGCAGGACGGAGGGGCGGACATGCCGTCCGTCGCGGACGATGATCCGGAAGTCCAGGCCGATCTGGCTACGGACCCTGGCGAAGCAAGGGAGTTGCGCAACTGGCTCGACAAGGGCATGGAGCGGCTTTCGGTGGACCAGCGTCTGGTGCTGGAGCTGGCCTATACAGGCGGGCATTCTCTGGAAGAAATCGCCGTCATCACCCAGTCACCCGTCGGAACGGTCAAAGCGCGCATGTTCCACGCGCGCGTGAAGCTGCGCAACTTGCTGCCGGCCTTGGCCACCCGCAGCACCGTTCAATAG
- a CDS encoding S8 family serine peptidase — MTTRLLTAALLLACTLAGCSSVPAELPPDATTLRPSGEAGMRADSTRYIIVAVPNPLEHVPGRAGTSLSSYGAPPRYTMGNRAARTVQAIAVDYGLREVTAWPIPPMNAHCVVFEISATASREALLHALSRDARVQLAQPLQDFSVNAGPPEASAVAYNDPYMPLQQGFVDMQVARAHKLSTGKGAHIAVIDTGAQTEHPELRGQIDAAYNLVDENAAGFQQDQHGTQVAGIIAAVGNNLQGIVGVAPEAKVSLYKACWYPAHQPSAGARCNSFTLAKALVAVMSSDARTINMSLGGPEDPLLSTLLGQLVKQGRAVVAALPSSGERTGFPAGVPGVIVVGMADNANLAAKGVLAAPGKDVLTLQPQGRYDFATGSSMAAAHVSGMIALLQSSAPQLDITTIKNLLLDSEKSVGKPWMVNAERALESLPNQGQRLAKR, encoded by the coding sequence ATGACCACCCGTCTTCTGACTGCGGCCTTGCTGCTGGCATGCACACTGGCTGGTTGCAGCAGCGTGCCGGCGGAACTCCCTCCTGACGCCACGACGCTGCGGCCCTCCGGTGAGGCGGGCATGCGCGCTGACAGCACCCGCTACATCATCGTGGCGGTTCCCAATCCGCTGGAACATGTGCCTGGCCGCGCGGGCACCAGCCTGTCCAGCTATGGCGCCCCACCGCGCTACACCATGGGCAATCGTGCGGCAAGGACAGTCCAGGCCATCGCCGTGGACTACGGCCTGCGGGAAGTGACTGCCTGGCCGATCCCGCCGATGAATGCGCACTGCGTGGTGTTCGAGATCAGCGCCACCGCGTCCCGCGAAGCGCTGCTGCACGCGCTTTCGCGCGATGCCCGCGTGCAACTGGCGCAGCCCCTGCAGGACTTTTCGGTCAACGCAGGCCCGCCGGAGGCTTCGGCCGTGGCCTACAACGACCCCTACATGCCCTTGCAACAGGGCTTTGTGGACATGCAGGTGGCACGGGCGCACAAGCTCAGCACCGGCAAAGGAGCACACATTGCCGTGATCGACACGGGCGCCCAGACGGAGCATCCGGAGTTGCGCGGGCAGATCGATGCCGCCTACAACCTCGTCGATGAAAATGCCGCGGGCTTTCAGCAAGATCAGCACGGGACGCAGGTCGCTGGCATCATCGCCGCGGTGGGCAACAACCTGCAGGGCATCGTGGGTGTCGCGCCCGAGGCGAAGGTAAGCCTGTACAAAGCCTGCTGGTATCCGGCGCATCAGCCTTCAGCCGGTGCACGCTGCAACTCCTTCACCCTGGCCAAGGCGCTCGTGGCCGTGATGTCGTCCGATGCGCGCACCATCAACATGAGCCTGGGCGGCCCGGAGGACCCGTTGCTCAGCACGCTGCTGGGCCAACTGGTCAAACAAGGCCGTGCGGTGGTCGCAGCGCTGCCGTCCAGCGGAGAACGCACGGGTTTTCCCGCCGGCGTGCCCGGTGTGATCGTCGTGGGAATGGCCGACAACGCCAATCTGGCGGCCAAGGGGGTTCTGGCTGCCCCCGGAAAAGACGTGCTCACGCTGCAACCCCAGGGGCGCTACGACTTCGCCACAGGCTCTTCGATGGCCGCGGCCCACGTGAGCGGGATGATTGCATTGCTCCAATCCAGTGCCCCACAACTCGACATCACGACGATCAAGAACCTCCTGCTGGACAGCGAAAAAAGTGTGGGCAAGCCATGGATGGTCAATGCCGAGCGGGCGCTGGAATCCCTACCGAACCAAGGCCAGCGGCTGGCCAAACGCTGA
- a CDS encoding 2-hydroxyacid dehydrogenase, whose protein sequence is MSTTPRPRLLQIARLPLPALEADLAAQFDIVCLSDQPDPAAFLAERGADFTGVVTSASIGLKREVIDALPSLQVISSFGVGFDALDIAAASARGIQVGYTPGVLNDCVADLAFALLLDVSRGVSASDRFVRRGDWTTARFAPQTRVSGKRLGLVGMGRIGQAVAERASGFRMEVGYHNRRPSAQSALPYFDSLLELARWADYLMLTVAGGAETRHLVDRAVLEALGPRGFLINVARGSVVDEAALIDALAERRVAGAGLDVFENEPSVPAALLALDNVVLTPHTASATHETRRAMADMVLDNLHAFYATGAVRAPVPGTGTA, encoded by the coding sequence ATGAGCACCACACCCCGGCCCCGCCTTCTGCAAATCGCCCGCCTGCCCCTGCCGGCGCTTGAAGCCGACCTGGCTGCGCAGTTCGACATCGTTTGCCTGTCCGACCAACCCGATCCCGCCGCTTTCCTTGCCGAACGCGGCGCTGATTTCACTGGCGTGGTCACCTCCGCATCGATTGGACTGAAACGCGAAGTGATCGACGCCTTGCCGAGCTTGCAGGTCATCAGCAGCTTCGGCGTGGGCTTCGACGCGCTGGACATCGCGGCGGCCAGCGCGCGGGGCATCCAGGTGGGCTACACCCCCGGCGTGCTGAACGATTGCGTGGCCGACCTGGCCTTTGCCCTGCTTCTGGATGTGTCGCGCGGCGTCAGCGCCAGCGACCGCTTCGTGCGGCGCGGCGACTGGACCACCGCCCGGTTCGCGCCCCAGACCCGGGTGTCCGGCAAGCGGTTGGGGCTCGTCGGCATGGGCCGCATCGGACAGGCCGTGGCCGAACGGGCCTCGGGCTTTCGCATGGAGGTCGGCTACCACAACCGCCGGCCCAGCGCCCAGTCCGCCCTGCCCTATTTCGACTCGCTGCTTGAACTGGCCCGATGGGCCGACTACCTGATGCTTACCGTGGCCGGAGGGGCGGAAACCCGCCATCTGGTCGATCGGGCCGTGCTGGAGGCCCTCGGCCCCCGCGGTTTTCTGATCAACGTGGCACGGGGCAGCGTGGTCGATGAGGCCGCCCTGATCGACGCTCTGGCAGAACGCCGCGTCGCGGGTGCGGGCCTCGACGTGTTCGAAAACGAACCGTCGGTGCCGGCCGCGCTGCTGGCGCTGGACAACGTGGTGCTGACACCGCACACCGCCAGCGCCACCCATGAAACCCGCCGCGCCATGGCCGACATGGTGCTGGACAACCTACACGCCTTCTATGCCACGGGTGCTGTCCGCGCCCCGGTGCCCGGCACCGGTACTGCTTGA
- the xseA gene encoding exodeoxyribonuclease VII large subunit, translated as MNLATAPRIWQVGALCRAIADTLEARFNPVAVQGEITGFSRASSGHCYFTIKDGQGQIRCAMFRRAALLLDFAPRDGELVELRGRLGVYEARGDLQLIVESMQRAGQGALFEQFLRLKSQLEAEGLFDNARKRPLPLMPRGIGLVTSPGAAALHDVVTALRRRVPHIPVTLVPALVQGANAPASMRAALSKLYALVDAGNGAQQGTASRQPPCTIDVILLVRGGGSMEDLWAFNDEQLARTIVQSPVPLVCGVGHETDFTIADFCADLRAPTPTAAAELVSQPRAVWLGAIDLLADRLSDGVQAQFDVRHQRLDLVAQRLGRPSGLVVRQQTRLARLAERMRHSVLLKMQRLAQHQRALEAEMPQMLQRRMARQSERLDRAALRLQLLDPHLVLQRGYALLTDAQGQPVTKVARVRPGDAVRAAVTDGEIDLQVSPRRLL; from the coding sequence ATGAACCTCGCAACGGCGCCACGTATCTGGCAGGTTGGGGCGCTATGCCGCGCCATTGCTGACACCCTGGAAGCCCGCTTCAATCCCGTTGCCGTGCAGGGCGAGATCACGGGATTTTCGCGCGCGTCCAGCGGGCATTGCTATTTCACGATCAAGGACGGCCAGGGCCAGATCCGCTGCGCCATGTTCCGCCGTGCCGCCCTGTTGCTCGACTTCGCCCCGCGGGACGGGGAACTGGTCGAGCTGCGCGGCCGCCTGGGGGTGTACGAGGCGCGCGGCGATCTGCAACTCATCGTCGAAAGCATGCAGCGGGCCGGCCAGGGTGCTCTCTTCGAGCAATTCCTTCGGCTGAAGTCGCAACTGGAGGCCGAAGGGCTGTTCGACAACGCGCGAAAGCGGCCCTTGCCCCTGATGCCGCGTGGCATCGGCCTGGTCACCTCCCCGGGTGCGGCGGCCCTGCATGACGTCGTGACCGCCTTGCGCCGGCGCGTGCCGCACATTCCGGTCACGCTGGTGCCCGCGCTGGTGCAGGGCGCCAATGCCCCCGCGTCGATGCGTGCCGCGCTGTCCAAGCTCTACGCACTGGTGGACGCGGGCAACGGCGCGCAGCAGGGCACGGCGTCCCGCCAGCCCCCGTGCACCATCGATGTCATCCTTCTGGTGCGGGGCGGCGGGTCCATGGAGGACCTGTGGGCATTCAATGACGAGCAGCTGGCCCGCACCATCGTCCAGAGTCCGGTGCCGTTGGTTTGCGGTGTCGGGCACGAAACCGACTTCACGATTGCCGACTTTTGTGCCGACCTGCGTGCACCCACGCCGACCGCCGCCGCCGAACTCGTCTCCCAGCCACGGGCCGTCTGGCTGGGCGCCATCGACCTGTTGGCCGATCGATTGTCGGACGGCGTTCAGGCGCAATTCGACGTGCGCCATCAACGCCTTGACCTGGTGGCCCAGCGGCTGGGCCGGCCTTCCGGCCTGGTGGTGCGCCAGCAGACGCGCCTGGCACGGCTGGCGGAGCGCATGCGCCACAGCGTGCTATTGAAAATGCAGCGCCTGGCCCAGCACCAGCGAGCGCTGGAGGCAGAAATGCCGCAGATGCTGCAGAGACGGATGGCCCGCCAGTCCGAACGCTTGGATCGTGCGGCGCTGCGCCTGCAGTTGCTGGATCCGCATCTCGTCCTGCAGCGGGGCTATGCACTGCTCACCGATGCGCAAGGCCAGCCGGTGACGAAGGTGGCCCGGGTACGACCAGGCGACGCTGTCCGGGCGGCGGTGACCGACGGTGAGATCGATCTGCAGGTGTCACCGCGCCGCTTGCTGTGA